One segment of Streptomyces roseifaciens DNA contains the following:
- a CDS encoding FAD-binding oxidoreductase produces MAVDENGTSAGAHGIGASADTGARAGGARGVLGRRRLLAAGTGLAAAGTWAASCTDSSGQERPGRMVTSGRAVPAAPRPNPAAADWAALGKGLSGGLVRPGDADYAAARQLYNTRFDSLRPAGIAYVANVQDVRECLAFARRYSTLISIRNGGHSYAGWSSGTDRLVVDVSRLKSLRIPDSRSAVIGAGAKLIDVQTGLAGHGVTLPSGSCPTVGISGLALGGGHGVTSRAYGLTCDSLTGATLVTADGKVLDVGAERNADLFWALRGAGNGNFGVVTELRFRTRTAADGVTGYVSWPWSRAADVIRAWQEWGPSRPDEIWSSCDLSAAAGGAPRISVSAYSLGTQGDLENALDLLVSKVGGTSNGVRLRRRAHLDMVRAYAGCSDKSQAQCHLPGRTPGRETAGTLQRETYGARSDFYDRSLNAAGIQALTGQVERFGRGGGSGGVSVQLTALGGAVNRVQPLATAFVHRRSRFLAQYLAHWAAGGSGSTQTSWLDGTHAAMRRHASGAAYQNYADASLKDWRKAYYGGAEGRLTKLKRQYDPNRLFDFPQAL; encoded by the coding sequence ACACGGCATAGGGGCGAGCGCGGACACGGGCGCACGGGCAGGCGGTGCGCGCGGGGTCCTGGGCAGGCGGCGGCTGCTCGCCGCCGGCACCGGGCTGGCCGCGGCCGGCACCTGGGCGGCCTCCTGCACCGACAGCAGCGGCCAGGAGCGCCCCGGCCGCATGGTCACCTCGGGCCGGGCCGTCCCCGCAGCGCCGCGCCCCAACCCGGCCGCCGCCGACTGGGCCGCCCTCGGCAAGGGCCTCTCCGGCGGCCTCGTCCGCCCCGGCGACGCCGACTACGCCGCGGCCCGGCAGCTCTACAACACCCGCTTCGACAGCCTGCGCCCGGCCGGCATCGCCTACGTGGCGAACGTCCAGGACGTCCGCGAGTGCCTCGCCTTCGCCCGCCGCTACAGCACCCTCATATCCATACGCAACGGCGGTCACAGCTACGCCGGCTGGTCCAGCGGCACCGACCGGCTCGTCGTCGACGTCTCCCGGCTGAAGTCCCTCCGCATCCCGGACTCCCGGTCCGCCGTGATCGGCGCGGGCGCCAAGCTCATCGACGTCCAGACCGGGCTGGCCGGGCACGGCGTCACCCTCCCCTCCGGCTCCTGCCCGACGGTCGGCATCTCCGGCCTCGCCCTCGGCGGCGGACACGGCGTCACCTCCCGTGCCTACGGCCTGACCTGCGACAGCCTCACCGGCGCCACCCTCGTCACCGCCGACGGCAAGGTCCTCGACGTGGGCGCCGAGCGCAACGCCGACCTCTTCTGGGCCCTGCGCGGCGCCGGAAACGGCAACTTCGGCGTGGTCACCGAGCTCCGCTTCCGCACCCGCACGGCGGCCGACGGCGTCACCGGCTACGTCTCCTGGCCCTGGTCGCGCGCCGCCGACGTGATCCGCGCCTGGCAGGAGTGGGGGCCGAGCCGGCCCGACGAGATCTGGTCCTCCTGCGACCTGTCGGCCGCCGCGGGCGGCGCCCCGCGCATCTCCGTGTCCGCGTACTCCCTCGGCACCCAAGGCGACCTGGAGAACGCCCTCGACCTGCTGGTGAGCAAGGTCGGCGGCACGTCCAACGGCGTCCGGCTGCGCCGCCGCGCCCACCTCGACATGGTGCGCGCCTACGCGGGCTGCTCCGACAAGTCCCAGGCGCAGTGCCACCTGCCGGGCCGCACACCCGGCCGCGAGACGGCCGGCACCCTGCAGCGCGAGACCTACGGCGCGCGCTCCGACTTCTACGACCGCTCGCTGAACGCGGCGGGCATACAGGCGCTCACCGGCCAGGTGGAACGTTTCGGCCGAGGGGGCGGCAGCGGCGGCGTCTCGGTCCAGCTGACGGCCCTGGGCGGCGCGGTCAACCGCGTCCAGCCCCTGGCCACGGCCTTCGTCCACCGCCGCTCGCGCTTCCTCGCCCAGTACCTGGCCCACTGGGCCGCGGGCGGTTCCGGCAGCACCCAGACGTCATGGCTGGACGGCACCCACGCCGCGATGCGCCGCCACGCCTCGGGGGCCGCGTACCAGAACTACGCGGACGCGAGCCTGAAGGACTGGCGCAAGGCGTACTACGGCGGCGCGGAGGGCCGTTTGACCAAGCTCAAGCGGCAATACGACCCGAACCGGCTG